ACCGAAAGGACGTTGTCTGATTATTTAAATGAACTCCAGAGAGGGGATTATTCTTTTCTCGGGTACAGTATGAAGATAAACTTGAAACGTGGTGAAAACACTTACGATTCAACAATACACCCTGTTTTCTTACCGCTTAACTTGAGCGAGGTTTATGCATTGACTGTCGGTTTAAAATTGACAGGCAGGAAAACTGTTTTTAAAGATATTTATGATTATATAGCTGATTGTATTTACGACCAACTATCTTCTTATGGCAAAAGACGTATTTCTGAGAAAGCCAAGGAAAAAGGAATATTTTTCGATGACAATCATATAAGAGCCTACCGATTTGAAGAGGATATTCTTGATTCAAAAAGGCAGAAAATGTTTGCTTATTTCCTTAAATCCGGAGCACTCTGTAAAATTGAATATGACACCAAAGAAGGACTCAAGACAGTGGTTGGCCGAGTAGATTTTGCCAAGGAAGGGAATGATTATTTGACCACCAAAATACTAGTCATTAATGATGAACAAGAAAAA
This genomic window from Thermincola ferriacetica contains:
- a CDS encoding ArsR family transcriptional regulator; translated protein: YQTTRLFWSKTSVFVCRNSSILFYHLHLNIDILKNLDELLKKTADGVQSYRRNKNKLNGLIRDFFNFVSKYYGVKIDVDTYFPPLNFREKTERMIEILKYLHEGPKTREEISAYFSITERTLSDYLNELQRGDYSFLGYSMKINLKRGENTYDSTIHPVFLPLNLSEVYALTVGLKLTGRKTVFKDIYDYIADCIYDQLSSYGKRRISEKAKEKGIFFDDNHIRAYRFEEDILDSKRQKMFAYFLKSGALCKIEYDTKEGLKTVVGRVDFAKEGNDYLTTKILVINDEQEKIKIDIDRIISIEFAN